A single region of the Ziziphus jujuba cultivar Dongzao chromosome 10, ASM3175591v1 genome encodes:
- the LOC107411356 gene encoding ubiquitin-like protein 5 produces MIEVVLNDRLGKKVRVKCNDDDTIGDLKKLVAAQTGTRADKIRIQKWYNIYKDHITLKDYEIHDGMGLELYYN; encoded by the coding sequence atgatTGAAGTGGTTCTAAACGATCGGCTGGGGAAGAAGGTAAGGGTGAAGTGCAACGACGATGACACCATCGGCGACCTGAAGAAGCTCGTGGCGGCTCAGACCGGTACCAGAGCCGACAAGATCCGCATCCAGAAGTGGTACAACATCTACAAAGACCATATCACCCTCAAGGACTACGAAATCCACGATGGCATGGGCCTCGAGCTCTACTACAACTGA